One part of the Arachidicoccus terrestris genome encodes these proteins:
- a CDS encoding SusC/RagA family TonB-linked outer membrane protein, whose protein sequence is MKTTIYDLLAPPSQQTNACKKMGACKPVLFIVFLLVIVLHYGVFAEPVTLLNHDTSVQPATISGKVTDSMGTPLSGVSVLLKGTKTGALTDATGRYTITLSTTKGVLVFSYIGYDTKEVAFDNSSVLDVTLSLKANSLNDIVVVGYGTQKRKDVTGAIAGISQKEIESRPVADALQAMQGKVAGVDISTTQRPGTVPDINIRGVRSLTASNSPLFVVDGIPLTTGGIDYLNPSDIASIDVLKDASATAIYGSRGANGVVIVTTKQGKVGRTALDLNLSTTVENLENKMKMMNAGDYITFKRWAYYYKNPSVYPRGDEPTIDNDKAIFLASSDPAAWANIEKGWNGGAWDGSKVATTDWLGMVAQTGITQNLNLSVSGGTDKIKSYASFGYLDNKGTQKGQHYKRYSANVNVDIKATKWFSMGGNLQASYSVQEYGQSTLGGNPLSSRGSIYEQARYELPYTVPYDADGNRIEYPGGDVAIKTVAGEWNLSQDQRTTLRAFGSFYGQIDFGEILPVLKNLKYRVNFGPDISSYRDGVYIDSASVRSSGVNYASLEKKQNVSYTLDHLIYYNNSIGKHDFGLTLLGSWTQYSTESSSIAAYGIAFPSQKWNALTSSYISSTDLTDYSSGLTKSQLQSYMARVNYSYDDKYILTASARRDGASQLAEGHKYSWFPSAALAWRLDKEGFMSGVSWINDLKLRLGVGVTGNSAIDAYATQGALTSLFYPYTSTLTSGTTPSTTMANQDLGWEKTTQYNVGIDFSLFNRRVMGSLDLYKSKTTDLLMQMDIPTTTGYTQTYANVGATANKGIDLSLTTININKKDFNWTTTTNVSWQNDHIVSLANGNQDDINNNWFIGAPIGVIYGYRNAGLWHAEDEAIYEMYNAHGSSFSPGNVRPVDINGDTAIDANNDRVIIGNTRPRWIVGMTNTFVYKSFELSVLLYGRLKYTYNTDGENQGARQSQRQIDYYTEVNTNAEYQKPIRSDGSGDIYYTALGYKDGSFIKIRNISLGYNLSPKILKKTSITGLKAYIQIANPGMLFSNIDWMDMDLLSPTYNRGITFGVNASF, encoded by the coding sequence ATGAAAACTACTATCTATGATTTGCTGGCTCCGCCATCACAGCAAACCAATGCGTGTAAGAAAATGGGCGCATGTAAGCCCGTTTTATTTATTGTTTTTTTATTAGTAATCGTTTTGCATTATGGAGTCTTTGCCGAACCGGTTACGCTTTTAAACCATGATACGTCTGTTCAGCCGGCTACCATATCGGGAAAGGTCACTGACAGTATGGGTACTCCCCTTTCCGGCGTGAGCGTATTGTTGAAAGGAACAAAGACGGGGGCACTGACGGATGCAACTGGTCGTTATACGATCACCTTATCGACCACCAAAGGTGTTTTGGTATTTTCGTACATCGGATATGATACCAAAGAAGTGGCATTTGACAATTCTTCTGTCCTGGATGTTACATTGTCCTTGAAGGCTAATAGCCTAAATGACATAGTTGTGGTAGGTTATGGAACACAGAAGCGAAAGGATGTGACCGGTGCTATTGCTGGGATTAGCCAAAAAGAAATAGAATCCAGACCGGTAGCGGACGCGCTTCAGGCGATGCAGGGCAAGGTGGCCGGCGTGGATATATCGACTACCCAAAGGCCTGGTACAGTCCCGGATATTAATATCCGCGGCGTCAGATCCCTGACTGCCTCTAATTCTCCACTGTTTGTTGTAGACGGAATTCCCCTGACGACTGGAGGGATCGATTATCTGAACCCCAGTGATATCGCTTCTATTGATGTTTTGAAAGACGCTTCTGCGACCGCTATTTATGGATCAAGGGGCGCCAATGGCGTTGTAATTGTCACCACCAAACAAGGGAAGGTCGGCAGAACAGCACTCGATCTGAATCTGTCGACGACGGTGGAGAACCTTGAGAACAAAATGAAGATGATGAATGCGGGTGATTATATCACTTTTAAGCGCTGGGCCTATTATTACAAAAACCCTTCCGTTTATCCAAGAGGCGATGAGCCGACAATCGACAACGATAAGGCTATATTCCTGGCCAGCAGCGATCCTGCCGCATGGGCTAATATAGAAAAAGGCTGGAATGGTGGTGCCTGGGATGGGTCCAAAGTGGCCACAACCGACTGGTTAGGGATGGTGGCTCAAACGGGAATTACGCAGAACCTGAATTTAAGTGTCAGCGGTGGAACAGATAAGATCAAGTCATACGCTTCATTTGGCTATTTAGATAATAAAGGGACGCAAAAAGGGCAACACTATAAGAGATACTCTGCTAATGTAAACGTGGATATCAAAGCCACTAAATGGTTTTCGATGGGGGGTAATCTGCAGGCATCCTATAGTGTACAGGAATATGGTCAGTCAACACTGGGGGGTAATCCGCTTTCCTCCCGTGGATCAATATATGAACAGGCAAGGTATGAACTACCTTACACTGTACCGTATGACGCGGACGGAAACAGAATCGAGTACCCAGGTGGTGATGTGGCGATCAAAACAGTGGCAGGTGAATGGAATTTAAGCCAGGATCAAAGAACGACTTTACGCGCCTTTGGCAGTTTTTACGGGCAAATTGATTTTGGTGAGATCCTGCCTGTTTTAAAGAATTTAAAATACCGGGTGAACTTTGGTCCGGATATCTCCAGCTATCGGGACGGGGTATATATTGATTCGGCTTCTGTCAGGAGCAGTGGCGTCAACTATGCTTCGCTGGAAAAGAAGCAGAATGTCTCCTATACACTGGATCATTTAATCTATTATAATAATAGTATAGGAAAGCATGATTTTGGGCTTACTTTACTGGGCAGCTGGACACAGTATTCTACGGAAAGCAGCAGTATTGCGGCCTACGGGATCGCTTTTCCCAGTCAAAAGTGGAATGCGCTGACAAGTAGTTATATATCTTCGACTGACCTGACTGATTATTCGTCAGGCCTCACGAAAAGCCAGTTGCAATCCTATATGGCAAGAGTGAATTATAGCTATGATGATAAGTATATCCTCACGGCTTCAGCAAGACGGGATGGTGCTTCACAGTTGGCAGAAGGCCACAAGTATTCCTGGTTTCCCTCCGCTGCCCTTGCCTGGCGGCTTGATAAAGAAGGATTTATGAGTGGTGTAAGCTGGATTAATGATCTGAAGTTGAGACTGGGTGTAGGCGTAACGGGCAACTCTGCCATAGATGCCTACGCGACTCAGGGGGCACTTACATCTTTGTTTTATCCATATACCAGCACGCTTACGTCAGGTACTACTCCTTCGACGACCATGGCCAATCAGGACCTTGGCTGGGAAAAAACAACGCAGTATAATGTGGGTATTGACTTTTCCCTGTTTAACAGAAGGGTAATGGGAAGTCTGGATCTTTACAAATCCAAGACGACAGACCTGTTAATGCAGATGGATATTCCGACAACTACAGGTTATACGCAGACTTATGCCAATGTGGGTGCAACAGCCAATAAAGGCATAGACCTGAGTCTCACGACGATTAATATTAATAAAAAGGATTTTAACTGGACAACGACAACCAATGTCTCCTGGCAAAATGATCATATCGTTTCTCTGGCCAATGGAAATCAGGATGACATTAACAATAACTGGTTTATCGGAGCGCCTATTGGCGTCATATATGGGTATAGGAATGCCGGCTTATGGCATGCGGAGGATGAAGCCATTTATGAAATGTACAATGCCCATGGCAGCTCCTTCTCTCCAGGTAATGTGAGACCGGTAGATATCAACGGGGATACAGCCATTGATGCCAATAATGACCGGGTGATCATCGGAAATACCCGACCCAGGTGGATTGTGGGGATGACCAATACATTTGTTTATAAGTCCTTTGAATTATCTGTACTGCTGTACGGGCGCTTAAAGTACACATATAATACCGATGGAGAAAATCAGGGGGCCCGGCAGTCCCAGAGGCAAATCGATTACTATACAGAAGTCAATACAAATGCGGAGTATCAAAAGCCAATCCGCTCAGACGGCAGTGGGGATATCTATTATACGGCACTGGGTTATAAAGATGGCTCTTTTATCAAGATCCGTAATATCTCTCTGGGCTATAACCTGAGTCCCAAAATCCTAAAGAAGACCTCTATAACAGGTCTGAAAGCCTATATCCAGATCGCCAACCCGGGAATGCTTTTCTCAAACATTGACTGGATGGATATGGATCTTCTGAGCCCTACCTATAACAGAGGGATCACTTTTGGGGTAAATGCGTCATTTTAA
- a CDS encoding RagB/SusD family nutrient uptake outer membrane protein, with protein sequence MKKYKLYISVALFSGCLFIGSCKKDFLGEELETERGMSFYQTDAGIKSLSTGTYYQVFKTPFSAEWIYCNTIYGVDEFCVGGDGSNAVWNDYDGGFKSIVSEVNSNTSSTNAQWDNLYIGIGDANLLIQNATASASTADEIKKVALGEGYFFRAYCYLRLVSQYGGVPLVTTPSTTVNLEFTRATPQEVYNQIIEDFKQAYELLPNSGAPAKITKDAAAHFLAKAYLYRASEINDSWNAPTKAADLAAIVPLCDEVIANHPLAADFAALWDYTEPDGANEQLPELILSAQFTADVSATGGNHQHIYFGGRYDDLAQMQRDVTGDRPYSRLRPSYYMYRVYDLVKDSRFWKSFRTKYRLNKASGGYYKNGDLGIIYIVNQPGDTRFSSYELNDVVKDPKTGKTIPNAYIAYPKAMTADGALNVDVRYPSLSKFFDGSRPAVNDTRGFRDIILARSAETYLIAAEAKIRLAKLGKGTYAEALPYINAVRNRAAYKSGEDRSVYYDGGGALGASTSGQDPNINSFVAENSYYESNNIPATTAATDLSISSTGALPASDNYIISKLGLSSDYDRMLALVLDERSRELAGEFVRWEDLSRTETLVPRVKAFNFQASANVQPFHELRPIPQTYLDGIQLNGSALTVEEKEAQQNPGF encoded by the coding sequence ATGAAAAAGTATAAACTATATATATCTGTTGCCCTTTTTTCCGGATGCCTGTTTATAGGGTCCTGCAAAAAAGACTTCCTTGGAGAAGAGTTAGAAACAGAAAGAGGAATGAGCTTTTATCAAACGGATGCCGGTATTAAATCGCTATCCACCGGTACGTATTATCAGGTATTTAAAACCCCGTTCAGCGCTGAATGGATCTATTGTAATACCATTTATGGCGTGGATGAATTTTGCGTCGGAGGTGATGGGTCTAATGCCGTGTGGAATGATTATGACGGTGGTTTTAAATCGATCGTCTCTGAAGTGAATAGCAATACTTCTTCAACCAATGCGCAATGGGATAATCTCTATATCGGCATCGGAGATGCCAACCTTTTGATTCAGAATGCAACAGCGAGTGCTTCTACGGCAGATGAAATTAAGAAGGTGGCGTTGGGAGAGGGATATTTTTTCCGGGCCTATTGCTACCTGAGACTGGTGTCGCAATATGGTGGGGTTCCATTAGTGACGACACCCAGTACGACTGTCAATCTTGAGTTTACGAGAGCGACTCCGCAGGAAGTGTATAATCAGATTATTGAGGACTTTAAACAAGCCTATGAACTCTTACCCAATAGTGGTGCGCCTGCCAAAATCACTAAAGACGCGGCAGCACATTTCCTGGCAAAAGCTTATTTATATAGAGCGAGTGAAATAAACGATTCCTGGAACGCTCCGACAAAGGCCGCCGATCTGGCCGCTATCGTGCCTTTATGTGATGAAGTGATTGCTAATCATCCGTTGGCAGCTGATTTTGCGGCCTTATGGGATTATACCGAACCCGATGGTGCAAATGAACAACTGCCTGAACTTATTCTTTCTGCACAGTTTACGGCTGATGTGTCTGCCACAGGCGGCAATCATCAGCATATTTATTTTGGCGGCCGATATGATGATCTAGCGCAGATGCAACGCGATGTGACCGGGGACCGGCCATACTCTCGTTTACGACCCAGTTACTATATGTATAGAGTGTATGACCTGGTAAAAGATTCCAGATTCTGGAAGAGCTTCAGAACAAAATACCGGCTGAATAAAGCATCTGGCGGGTATTACAAAAATGGCGATCTGGGAATTATTTATATAGTGAACCAGCCGGGAGACACGCGTTTCTCTTCTTATGAACTGAATGATGTTGTAAAAGACCCAAAGACAGGCAAGACAATCCCCAATGCCTATATTGCCTATCCAAAAGCAATGACAGCCGATGGCGCCCTGAATGTTGACGTCAGGTATCCTTCTCTCAGTAAATTTTTTGATGGTTCGAGGCCTGCGGTTAATGATACCCGTGGATTCAGAGATATTATTCTGGCCAGATCAGCAGAAACTTATCTGATAGCCGCAGAGGCTAAGATCAGGCTGGCTAAATTAGGTAAGGGCACCTACGCTGAAGCGCTGCCATATATTAATGCTGTCCGGAACAGGGCTGCATACAAAAGCGGGGAAGACCGCTCTGTATACTATGATGGAGGCGGCGCCCTTGGGGCCTCTACCTCCGGACAAGATCCAAACATAAATTCTTTTGTGGCGGAGAATTCCTATTACGAATCAAATAACATTCCTGCAACCACAGCAGCAACCGATTTGTCCATTTCCAGTACAGGCGCATTACCCGCCTCTGATAATTATATCATATCCAAGCTGGGATTAAGCAGCGACTATGACAGGATGTTGGCATTGGTATTAGATGAGCGTTCCAGGGAACTAGCCGGCGAATTTGTACGCTGGGAAGACCTTTCCAGAACAGAGACGTTAGTACCACGTGTGAAGGCATTTAATTTTCAGGCATCTGCTAATGTTCAGCCTTTCCATGAGTTAAGGCCTATACCGCAAACTTATCTGGATGGAATACAGTTAAACGGTAGTGCACTTACGGTTGAAGAAAAAGAGGCGCAACAGAATCCCGGATTTTAA
- a CDS encoding polysaccharide deacetylase family protein, which yields MMKIYKLLFVLAALFMGCQLFGQTHVIITAGQSNTDGRVSTRDLPDYIKALSTDPVSFKTGAYKYCKIDQNREDGEFVPFYPKGRITPGLWAYDAVTYYKLGHALKQDFYVIKYAVGGTSIQYSKHIPPKGKGRYWSADPDFLKNTSSYETGGHSLLLSFTDAIDASIDKTLSKLKGGYQIDAFLWHQGESDGAHASQYYDNLKAVIAYVRKHLSEKTGKDYSRLPFIFGSIPTTNRDYSPIVELAMKRIAEEDPNAYLIDMSKGQLQRDHLHFTAASAEYLGTRMYGILAKIMHLNMEGFRVARYLNDKQAAISFTFDDGLAEQATLVAPHFNRLGFKATFFVNGRSISDSAANDGKPRMSWGQLRSMSKEGHEIASHGWQHRNFGKFPLAEIKTDIDKNDSAIYTELGVKPLTFAYANNTKVADGMVEVYKHHIASRLLQISLGSKWTAADLENRLEKLLTTDGWEVTMTHGITYGYDHFKDPDILWNYLKRIKSLEDKIWVGTFYDVAAYTKERKLVTFDIAPIGRGFVISPTLHLDMSLYTEPLTGLVDQKGIKKITVTQNGKRLKTVEKDGKYQFNFDPFGGKITVKTN from the coding sequence ATGATGAAAATATACAAGCTTCTTTTTGTATTGGCTGCACTATTTATGGGTTGCCAGCTGTTTGGACAAACGCACGTGATCATCACCGCCGGCCAGTCCAATACCGATGGCAGGGTTTCGACCAGGGATCTGCCCGATTATATAAAAGCTTTATCAACGGATCCGGTGAGTTTTAAAACCGGTGCTTACAAATATTGTAAAATTGACCAGAATAGAGAGGATGGGGAATTTGTGCCGTTCTATCCCAAAGGCAGAATAACGCCCGGTCTCTGGGCTTATGATGCCGTTACCTATTATAAACTGGGACATGCTTTGAAGCAGGATTTCTATGTAATTAAATATGCGGTTGGCGGCACATCAATCCAATATTCCAAACACATTCCGCCTAAGGGCAAAGGACGTTACTGGTCTGCCGATCCGGATTTTCTGAAAAACACTTCGTCATATGAAACGGGAGGCCATTCGTTATTGTTGTCTTTTACAGACGCCATAGATGCGTCCATCGACAAGACTCTTTCGAAACTAAAAGGCGGGTATCAAATCGATGCTTTTTTATGGCACCAGGGGGAAAGTGACGGTGCTCATGCCAGTCAATATTACGACAACTTAAAGGCCGTAATTGCCTATGTGAGAAAACACCTGAGCGAAAAGACCGGTAAAGACTATTCCAGGCTGCCATTCATATTCGGGTCCATCCCAACGACAAACCGGGACTATAGCCCAATTGTCGAGCTGGCTATGAAACGCATTGCCGAAGAGGATCCCAATGCCTACCTGATAGACATGAGTAAGGGACAATTACAACGCGACCACCTGCATTTTACTGCTGCATCTGCAGAATATCTGGGTACCCGGATGTATGGTATTCTGGCCAAAATAATGCATCTGAATATGGAAGGCTTCAGGGTTGCCCGGTATTTGAATGACAAACAGGCTGCCATCAGTTTCACATTCGATGACGGGCTGGCAGAGCAGGCGACGCTGGTGGCACCTCATTTTAACAGACTCGGATTCAAAGCGACTTTTTTTGTAAACGGGCGGTCCATTTCAGACTCAGCGGCTAACGACGGTAAACCGAGGATGAGCTGGGGACAGTTGAGATCGATGTCGAAAGAAGGCCACGAAATTGCCAGCCACGGGTGGCAGCACAGGAATTTTGGTAAGTTCCCGCTTGCTGAGATTAAAACAGATATTGATAAAAATGACAGCGCGATCTACACCGAGCTCGGCGTGAAACCCCTGACATTTGCCTATGCCAACAACACGAAAGTTGCAGACGGAATGGTTGAAGTGTATAAACATCACATCGCCAGTCGTCTGCTGCAGATTTCTCTGGGAAGTAAGTGGACCGCTGCTGACTTGGAGAATCGGTTAGAGAAGCTATTGACAACAGATGGCTGGGAAGTCACCATGACACATGGTATCACTTATGGCTATGATCATTTTAAGGATCCTGATATCTTATGGAACTATCTGAAAAGGATCAAGTCGCTGGAAGACAAAATCTGGGTGGGTACTTTCTACGATGTGGCGGCCTATACGAAAGAGCGGAAATTGGTTACTTTTGACATTGCGCCTATCGGTAGAGGTTTTGTCATATCGCCTACTTTACATCTGGATATGTCGCTGTATACCGAGCCGCTGACCGGGCTGGTCGATCAAAAGGGGATAAAAAAAATAACTGTCACACAAAATGGCAAAAGACTGAAGACCGTTGAAAAAGACGGAAAATATCAGTTTAATTTTGATCCGTTTGGCGGGAAGATCACAGTAAAGACAAATTGA
- a CDS encoding glycosyl hydrolase family 28 protein, translating into MMKIIAFLTSFVLTFQASAAVQKPVNLTLAPGTVRSTGASFIWDKPEQYDDIKTYHLFLNSKEIATSDKCNFRLTELKPATSYSFYVKAETNTGIFSEASNAVSFSTRAEGAVLNIEDFGAIGDNKTLNTKAIQKAIDQCPVGGTVLVPAGTFLSGAIFLKSNMTLRIAEGGVLQGSGNVADYLPMIDNRFEGWEMKTYASLVNAGVMNHKGGFSVENLSIIGKGTIRGAGGALGAAMRKESGIRSRGRLILLMNCKNVDLQGLHIENPPCWTIHYLYCQGVTLHDLMIHSTAPNGDGIDPDSSVDSYIFNCSFSTGDDCIAIKSGKNPEGYEIGRPTKGVRITECNFIKGHGISIGSEMSGGVSDVVVRDCQAGPLLHGFQIKATKQRGGYVRNVRVMDCQLQKITVYSSVNYNNDGKAAPVVPVFENYLFKNIDLTTAPVNKPVIDINGFAEDGHALKNVRFENVRLPEKAEISVTDGKNIRFENVKTVSGKKAIYKITDCERIEY; encoded by the coding sequence ATGATGAAGATAATTGCATTTCTGACAAGCTTTGTTCTAACGTTCCAGGCGTCAGCCGCGGTTCAAAAACCGGTCAATCTGACACTGGCGCCTGGAACGGTTCGCTCAACCGGTGCGAGTTTTATTTGGGATAAACCGGAACAATATGATGATATAAAGACCTATCATTTATTTCTGAACAGTAAAGAGATTGCAACATCTGATAAATGCAATTTCAGGTTAACTGAGCTCAAGCCAGCTACATCCTATAGCTTTTATGTAAAGGCTGAAACCAATACCGGTATTTTTTCAGAGGCCAGCAATGCGGTCAGTTTCAGTACCAGGGCGGAGGGTGCAGTTCTGAATATTGAGGATTTTGGAGCGATAGGAGATAATAAGACGCTCAATACGAAAGCCATCCAAAAAGCGATAGATCAATGCCCTGTAGGTGGCACTGTGCTGGTTCCGGCCGGTACTTTTCTGAGTGGTGCGATTTTCCTAAAGAGCAATATGACCCTGAGAATAGCCGAAGGTGGCGTTTTGCAAGGCAGTGGCAATGTAGCAGATTACCTTCCCATGATAGATAACCGGTTTGAAGGCTGGGAGATGAAGACCTATGCCAGTCTGGTAAATGCGGGGGTGATGAATCATAAGGGCGGCTTTTCCGTAGAGAATTTGTCAATAATAGGGAAAGGAACCATTAGAGGTGCCGGTGGGGCTCTTGGTGCGGCCATGAGAAAGGAGAGTGGCATCAGAAGCCGGGGCCGGTTAATTCTTTTGATGAATTGCAAGAATGTAGACCTACAGGGCCTGCACATTGAAAATCCGCCATGCTGGACGATCCATTACCTTTATTGCCAGGGCGTAACCCTTCATGATCTGATGATCCATAGCACGGCACCCAATGGCGATGGCATTGATCCTGATTCGTCTGTTGATAGCTATATTTTTAATTGCAGTTTCTCAACCGGAGATGACTGCATTGCCATAAAATCAGGGAAAAATCCCGAAGGCTATGAGATCGGGCGGCCGACTAAGGGTGTCCGGATTACCGAGTGCAATTTTATCAAAGGGCATGGTATCTCTATCGGCAGTGAGATGTCCGGAGGCGTGAGTGATGTCGTGGTCAGAGATTGCCAGGCAGGTCCACTGCTCCATGGTTTTCAGATCAAGGCCACCAAACAAAGAGGCGGTTATGTAAGGAATGTACGGGTTATGGATTGCCAGTTGCAGAAAATTACCGTGTACTCCTCCGTTAATTATAATAATGACGGTAAGGCGGCACCGGTCGTCCCGGTATTTGAAAACTACCTGTTTAAAAACATTGACCTCACGACAGCTCCTGTAAACAAACCCGTCATCGATATCAATGGCTTTGCAGAAGACGGGCATGCGTTGAAAAATGTACGTTTTGAAAATGTGCGCTTACCTGAAAAGGCTGAAATATCTGTTACAGATGGTAAAAATATCAGATTCGAAAATGTAAAGACGGTTTCCGGGAAGAAGGCCATTTATAAAATTACGGACTGCGAACGTATTGAATATTAG
- a CDS encoding glycoside hydrolase family 43 protein, with protein MIFKKSDFKARVLIAARTVIIGAVCFLASNNALMAQTVAKNPPATFKNPVLTGFNPDPSICRVGADYYMVTSSFTWYPGIPVYHSRDLVNWELIGHGIDRMGMVKLGGLSDNDGIWAVTIRYHDGTYYLITNCSHGGGNFYITAKDPRGPWSDPVWLKSADGVDPSLFWDRDGRCYYIGNQWEGFKKSWTHQTAIWMQQLDLKKGKLVGKRKILTYGFASNAAYTEAPHLYRINGKYLLMTAEGGTDEHHAVTVFHSDSLWGPYEADLTNPVLSHRQMGSKYPVQAVGHADLVQTQRGDWFAVCLGKRMIGGVDPLSRETFLCKVDFENGTPIFNPGFGRVRMEDQPRPDLPWTPVPMATGKDDFDGPENADAGWYAPGNEEMIGRFIQAGACRLPLAGPTADSLKGRSLFLKKVKDFCFTATTRMNFAVGNAYGQAGMILYRTADGYFSLVKTKDSVLVIKKDRGIKSVIAKAAYNYDEILLRVTANKTELRFSYGRTVDHMNTLGKIQSITPITDNTFNRFNGPGIGIYASSGGYPSTESARFDWFDYESNDEKLY; from the coding sequence ATGATCTTTAAAAAGTCTGATTTCAAGGCCAGGGTGCTCATTGCCGCACGGACTGTCATTATCGGTGCTGTTTGTTTTTTAGCGAGTAACAACGCACTGATGGCGCAGACGGTTGCAAAGAACCCGCCCGCGACGTTTAAGAACCCGGTATTAACCGGGTTTAACCCTGACCCTTCCATCTGTAGGGTCGGTGCCGACTATTATATGGTCACTTCTTCCTTTACCTGGTACCCGGGTATTCCGGTCTATCATAGTAGGGATCTCGTCAACTGGGAATTGATCGGCCATGGCATCGATCGTATGGGGATGGTAAAGCTGGGAGGGCTAAGTGATAATGACGGAATCTGGGCGGTAACCATTCGTTACCATGACGGAACGTATTATCTTATTACTAACTGCTCTCACGGTGGCGGTAATTTTTATATCACGGCTAAAGATCCCCGGGGGCCCTGGTCGGATCCGGTATGGCTAAAAAGTGCCGATGGCGTGGATCCGTCATTATTTTGGGACAGGGACGGAAGATGTTATTACATCGGAAATCAATGGGAAGGATTTAAGAAGTCTTGGACGCATCAAACTGCCATTTGGATGCAGCAGCTGGATTTAAAAAAGGGGAAATTGGTGGGTAAGCGTAAAATCCTGACCTATGGATTCGCATCCAATGCGGCTTACACAGAAGCGCCGCACCTTTACCGGATCAATGGAAAATATCTGCTCATGACCGCTGAAGGGGGTACGGATGAACACCACGCTGTGACGGTCTTCCATAGTGATTCGCTTTGGGGGCCTTATGAAGCTGATCTGACTAATCCGGTGCTGTCGCACCGGCAAATGGGCAGTAAATACCCTGTTCAGGCGGTTGGACATGCTGACTTGGTGCAGACACAACGTGGCGACTGGTTTGCCGTATGCCTGGGCAAAAGAATGATCGGCGGGGTTGATCCCCTCTCCAGAGAGACCTTTTTGTGTAAAGTCGATTTTGAAAACGGTACACCCATTTTTAATCCAGGTTTTGGCCGTGTGCGCATGGAAGATCAGCCGAGGCCTGATCTTCCATGGACGCCCGTGCCTATGGCTACTGGAAAGGATGATTTTGATGGGCCGGAGAATGCTGATGCTGGCTGGTATGCGCCGGGAAATGAAGAGATGATCGGGCGGTTTATTCAGGCCGGTGCCTGCCGGTTGCCACTGGCAGGCCCGACTGCCGATAGCTTGAAAGGCAGGTCGCTGTTTTTAAAAAAAGTGAAGGATTTTTGTTTTACTGCGACGACCAGGATGAATTTTGCGGTTGGAAACGCTTACGGGCAGGCGGGTATGATTCTCTACCGGACGGCCGATGGCTATTTTAGCCTGGTAAAAACGAAAGATAGCGTATTGGTGATAAAAAAAGATCGGGGCATCAAATCGGTCATAGCGAAAGCGGCTTATAACTATGATGAGATACTGCTACGTGTCACCGCCAATAAAACTGAACTGAGATTCAGTTATGGTCGGACGGTTGACCATATGAACACGCTTGGGAAGATACAATCCATTACACCGATCACCGATAATACGTTCAATCGTTTTAACGGTCCCGGTATCGGTATTTATGCAAGTTCCGGCGGTTATCCATCTACGGAAAGCGCCCGCTTTGATTGGTTTGATTATGAAAGTAACGATGAAAAATTATATTAG
- a CDS encoding zinc ribbon domain-containing protein, whose amino-acid sequence MPCLGIKNSEAFFSCPRSPCNQRSGHFVSFLTPTTTSGNRFYSSSKTCNDCGWINQNLKLSDREWTCSSCGVVHDRDVNASINIRKEGLKIYGQGLPITKVEDRSDYSGSTSLETRSPTHRFSVGG is encoded by the coding sequence ATTCCATGCCTGGGTATCAAAAATTCGGAGGCATTTTTCAGCTGTCCCAGGTCTCCATGCAACCAGAGATCCGGGCATTTTGTTTCTTTCCTGACGCCGACGACCACCAGCGGTAATCGTTTCTATTCATCATCAAAAACTTGTAATGATTGTGGTTGGATAAATCAAAATTTAAAGCTTTCTGACAGAGAATGGACTTGTAGTTCTTGTGGTGTTGTACACGACAGAGATGTTAATGCGAGTATAAATATTCGAAAAGAAGGTTTGAAAATATATGGGCAGGGACTGCCTATTACAAAGGTGGAGGATAGATCAGACTACTCAGGTAGCACGTCCCTTGAAACCCGAAGCCCCACCCATCGCTTTAGCGTGGGTGGGTAG